The following DNA comes from Candidatus Methanomethylicota archaeon.
ACTATAAACCCTCTTCTCAAGAACATAATCACCTTTTTGTGGAGCTATCTCATCAATGACTTTAGAACCCTCTGAACCCCTCATGGAATGCTCTCCCCACAACTTCATTTCAAAATCCACGGGTAAATGGGAATCATTTACATAGATTATAGATATGCCTAGTCTCCTAGCCCCCTCAATAAGTCTCTTAAGATTAGGGATAATCCTCAGAGCCCTCTCACACTTCAAACTCCCATACACGAAATCCTTCGCCATATCAATAACCACAATAGCAGACTTCAAGAAGGATCACCCCGAGCTTAATACATAGATTCTCCGTCAAAATTAATAAGATTTACCTCGACAAATCCATTCTAATAAGATCCCCTTAAAGAATCTCATAATAAATGAATTTTAACTTAGCATTTTCCACGCATTAGTAGGATGTAATATAGCTTCTATAATGATGTTAAATTTAAATAATGTAATGTTGTATTAAATAGCATTGTTATGGATCATACAAGACTGCAATTTTCTTAACAATGCTTAAATTTTTAAGTGGCTGAAATGTTGTTGAAAGTGTGAAGTTGCATGGTAAATAGGGGGAAGTTTTTATCATATTACCTCAGAACCCTACCAGTATACGTAGTACTAACGATCCTCCTCGCGCCTCCTCTTTTGAAGGAATACCGTATCTTAGAGACTTTAATCATGATATTTTGCATTTTTGTCTGCGGGGCGATA
Coding sequences within:
- a CDS encoding cysteine hydrolase, which encodes MKSAIVVIDMAKDFVYGSLKCERALRIIPNLKRLIEGARRLGISIIYVNDSHLPVDFEMKLWGEHSMRGSEGSKVIDEIAPQKGDYVLEKRVYSAFYETGLDPLLRSLGVDTVILTGLHTNICVRHTAADAFFRGYNIIVPSDAVEAFTEKDHIEGLEYLKRIYGAEITDVERLLKDLEKMHKSTH